caggacagactgaCATCCTTAAACTAATTTTAGAAGACTAGATTGAATCCCACTGACTGAATAAACCCCCCTTCAGCGGCGGCACAGCCCTAATTTATTCTtgcttaaccccccccccccccaccccttcctGACTCACAGGAATGTGTTGATATTTTTGTTACAGCTCCCTGCATGGCTCCGAGGAACGGGAGCAACCAAAAGGTCAGAGCGAAATACTTCAGAGGCTTATTCATAAACCACAATAAACTTTCCAGTTGTTTGATGAACCGGGGACTCTTTGTTATATTACTCATCCACTCACAAACAAGCGACTATGAGCCCACATGGAGGAACTCGGTCTTCAGGCGGCTCAGTCTGGTGCCGTGGCTGCGCACGATGAGAGACAGCAGCTCATGTCTGTCTCTGAGTCCCTGAGAGATGTCGGTGGTCTCCCTCAGGGCGCCTCTGATGTCGCTCGCTTGCTTCAGCACGTAGCCGTTCAGCTGCTCTTCATCCTTCAGCTCCGTCTCCTGACTTTGCTTAAACTTCACCTCCAGCTCCACCAGCGACTTGTCCACGCCGGAGAAGGCCTCGCCGATCTGGGAGATCTCCTTCTGGAGGAACTTCCCGTAGCTGACCTCTCCGTCCAGGTCGTGCGCCACGGCGCGGCCGATGCCCTCCAGCAGCCGCGCCGCGTCCTCCGCCTGCAGCTTGGCGACGATGAAGTCGTCGCGCACCGCGCCGTCGCTCTCCTCCGCGGCCGCGCACGGCACCACGTCGGAGAACTTGAACAGCATCTGGCATTGCTCCGGGTCCACCGTCTCCTCGTAATCCCCGTCCGGCACGAAGAAGTGGTGGAAGGTGCCGTTGGAGATCTCCGGCTGGAGGGGCCCGTCGTAGACCGCGGAGGACAGGGACCAGGATGAGAGCAGGATGAGCAGCAGCGGGACGGGATCCATCCTGCACCTTCTCTGCCTCTTTAGCAAGCCGCATCTGGACTGGCAGCCGGATACGGAGCACAGTTTTCATCCCGACTCATGTTACACAGTCAGTCCCACTTCACATTAGAGGCACAGACTGCCTCTTCCAGGAGAGGGGCCCTAGTGGCCCCTGACACATGCACACAGGTTTTCACAATGAATTATTCTGCTGTCCTATTAATGTTTAATATATTAGAATAGAGACTCCTCTAattgtttttgtcaaaattttAAGCACATATAAAAGAGGCCCTGGTGGACTGGCATTTTGTCCAGTATTTACTCCGCCTCTGGCTCAGTTACCGTGGGAGATGTGCATCTGATCTCTAAGCATGAAAGGCCAGTTTAAGGTCATCACTCCACATCATCTCTATCTAAATTCACACTTTGACATTCCAAAACCTTATCTTAGAGTCATTCAGAGAGGGACTTGCTGTTATGCTTTGGATTGTAAACTGGATGCTGGAGGTTTAGCTCATAAACGGATGGTGTGACGTTCTCCTTTAGGATTTTTTGAGCGAGAAGAATTTAGCGTTTTATCAATTATGGCACGTTGTTGAGGTCCTGAAGCAATAAAGCTGGCCTAGATCACACCACCACCAACATGTGGTTGgacgttcttttttttcctgaaatggTGTTTGAGTTTCATACCAGATGTGTCTGGtccaaaaagtttaatttttgtctcatctgtccacagaatattttcccaaagggccttttgacttttacgtttttggtcagcagtggttttgacCTTTTAACTCTCCCAGGGATGCCATTTTTTCCCAGAACCACAAATACCAAGCCCAACTGGGCCAAGTCAGACCTGCAGTGCTttggatgttgttctgggttcattGATGCTCTCTTGAAATAGCCTTTAATTACCAAAGCCTTAGTAATAGTTTTGTGAACCTCTTTCCAGAATGACAAATGCCAGCGCCTTTGTGTAGAAtctgtttttcacatttatatatttatttatttttatatcagaTTGGGGCAcggtttgttgcattttttagaTAGTTTAGCCTAcctcatgttgtcagacaggttctgttgaAGGGATTTCTTAATTATACATGTTAGGCAGTAGTCAGCATATAATGTGTgtgattgataaaaaaaaatcaataacaatatatgATTAATCGCAGTTAATTCCCTATTTAACTTTGGGGAAATCATATTTTCATGTTGGGCCATCATGAGCCGTGAGTCTTGTGGTTTTCAATTATGACTtacttttgtatttgtattatttttggttGTTGATTTAAGTCACTTATGGTGTTCCATACTGTGGTTATCCGTTTGTGTTGCGATCAGTTCTTGTGTTGTGTTCTCAGTGTACTGGCTCAGATTCCTGTTTCAGACAAGACAAGATAAATCTTAATTGTCACAATGAAATTGAAAGGTGCTGTCGACTCAGTGATTGGGCAAAggagagtaaaaataaaatataaaaatagaatctaaaatatatacagatattGCACTGTCTTCCTCCTTAAAGAAATGATGTAAAACTAAAGACTTACTGTGAGTTTAGAGCCACGATGGCTTATAAAACTTGTTTCTAAGGTGGTTTGTCCTGGTTTTCATTGCTCTGTATCTCCAGATGCCAGATGGCAGGAGTTGGAAGAGGCAATGACCTGGATGTGAAGAGTCCTGTAAAATGcccattgcttttttttttttttttttttttttgcagcatcaGGAGGTGTAGATCTGTCCTAGGGTGGGGAGAGTGCAGCCAATTGTTTTCTTCGCTGGCCTGATGACCCCTTGGAGCGCTTTTCCTTTCCGTGGAAGCGCAGCTGCTGTGCCACACGCACAGTCCGTATGTCAGCACGCTCCCAGTGGTACAGCGATAGAAGCCAAGCAGCAGACTTTTTTAGTGGAAGGTAGTTCTTGCTAAATATATTTCAGGAAGTACAGCACCATGGTGTTGGAGCTCCAGGTCAGGTCATCTTCAAGCTCGATGCCAAGAAACCTGAACACCGGTACCCTTTCCACACAGTGGATGTCAGTCTTATTCTTCCTGAAGTCAGAACCCAGCGCCTTTGCCTTTGAGGTGTTGAGGAGATTCTGCACCATTTTGgcagctgctccacctcacCCCTGTATCCCAGCTCACTCGTCTTGCCTAAGATGAGACAACCACTGTCATGTAACCCACAAACTTTAAGATTTTGTTTCAGTGTTAGGCTTTAGTATGTGGTCAGTAAGATCCTTGTGTACATTATTACCTTGGTTTAATCGCTGTTTTTTTCAGCCACAGTCCCCAGTTCCCCCACTTCGTCACAACGGGTTCTCCTGTCCCTTATCCACCTTTGAGGTAGTCAGTTTCATGACCACCATATTCTTTCATTTTCCACAGTTCTTcagttcttttcttttctgtcatcaTTACGTTGCTGTTTTAGCCCTATGCAGCCTCTCCAGCTCCTCACGTGTCACGTCTTCTATGCCGTCTATGTCAGTAAGTTTTATTTTCAACTATGACAAGTAATTATAATCTGGTGAAAATGTACCTCAAAGAAGAAGACAAGCGTTATATTCCTCTCTGCATTTAGGTCCTCCATCACAAAACTTCACAGGGCCAGGTGTGTTTAGTTAGCTTTTCTCCTTGAATACATGACATCTTTATTCTAAAGTGTGATCAAAACACAGAAGTTTGCAAGggggaaaatacattttccccaGAGG
This genomic stretch from Fundulus heteroclitus isolate FHET01 chromosome 2, MU-UCD_Fhet_4.1, whole genome shotgun sequence harbors:
- the fibina gene encoding fin bud initiation factor, with amino-acid sequence MDPVPLLLILLSSWSLSSAVYDGPLQPEISNGTFHHFFVPDGDYEETVDPEQCQMLFKFSDVVPCAAAEESDGAVRDDFIVAKLQAEDAARLLEGIGRAVAHDLDGEVSYGKFLQKEISQIGEAFSGVDKSLVELEVKFKQSQETELKDEEQLNGYVLKQASDIRGALRETTDISQGLRDRHELLSLIVRSHGTRLSRLKTEFLHVGS